A part of Aegilops tauschii subsp. strangulata cultivar AL8/78 chromosome 2, Aet v6.0, whole genome shotgun sequence genomic DNA contains:
- the LOC109775049 gene encoding uncharacterized protein has protein sequence MASSTLELEAAIAALPAKKQRLRESFDRLLAASPIPIPFTWADVDAHISSLQSSIARRFRLLQAHQAAALRTTAEHQRQHHVRGKGQDSSEEEEEDGGRPNRAPLDLNAGEEGEQGGAEMAIEASPDQYDAVEEGEASPGLEPEEVEAFLGLEPEEEEEEEKDGERAKRAPSDLNAGEEGEQGRVELAIEGSADQYDAIEEGEASPGLEPEEEEDGGRAKRAPSDLTDEEEGEQGRVEVAIEASPDQDDAVAEGEASPDQDDAVEDWEASPGLEPEEEEEEEEEEETILGAYPSHRHGETKEKAPSSSPTPDPAGGAGEAVRWNLAAARADRDASLLADMLYWGNKRSLRARRQFLPALLCAAEPHALVVGAVRDFLARTEPKSDKNWENCASLLCCVPSLRAEPSAATLERARRLAEDWREMIVGEPESRRDLGRLAVWGLLQFLASYKIALELDADGINHLLADVPRNKKQSCIELRNGLGLIPTMADPVDHLTENGQPVDAINQLIENGKLLDAIKLAHDLNLTDKYPPLSLMNDYVEKAKKTAQEILSREGSPDSLNQAMAKQVNALIMSWRAVDEHVDVAHRTGIKAEITQLLHGYARKRQSLSAAGSSSSSPPAWSPQQRQQELPPEEEGAGQKQHKKRKRKPHWLQREARQHRFHEQPRFLPRCVGGARPGYDAGGGRDRRGEVLPGVRGGPPRCTGSPYYSS, from the exons ATGGCGTCGTCGACGCTGGAGCTGGAGGCCGCCATCGCCGCCCTCCCCGCCAAGAAGCAGCGCCTCCGGGAGTCCTTCGACCGCCTCCTCGCCGCCTCCCCCATCCCCATCCCCTTCACCTGGGCCGACGTCGACGCCCACATCTCCTCCCTCCAGTCCTCCATCGCCCGACGCTTCCGCCTGCTCCAGGCGCACCAGGCCGCCGCGCTCCGGACCACCGCCGAGCACCAGCGCCAGCACCACGTCAGGGGCAAGGGCCAAGACagcagcgaggaggaggaggaagatgggGGGCGGCCCAATCGCGCGCCTTTGGACCTCAATgccggggaggagggggagcagGGGGGTGCGGAGATGGCAATCGAGGCGTCTCCCGACCAGTACGACGCCGTCGAGGAGGGCGAGGCGTCTCCTGGCCTTGAACCAGAGGAGGTGGAGGCGTTTCTTGGCCTTGaaccagaggaggaggaggaggaggagaaagatgGGGAGCGGGCCAAGCGGGCGCCTTCGGACCTCAATGCCGGAGAGGAGGGGGAGCAGgggagggtggagctggcaatcGAGGGGTCTGCCGACCAGTACGACGCCATTGAGGAGGGGGAGGCATCTCCGGGCCTTGAaccagaggaggaggaagatgggGGGCGGGCCAAGCGGGCACCTTCGGACCTCACTGACGAGGAGGAGGGGGAGCAGGGGAGGGTGGAGGTGGCAATCGAGGCGTCTCCCGACCAAGACGACGCCGTTGCCGAGGGGGAGGCGTCTCCCGACCAAGACGACGCCGTTGAGGACTGGGAGGCGTCTCCTGGCCTTGaaccagaggaggaggaggaagaggaagaggaggaggagaccaTCCTAGGGGCGTACCCAAGCCATCGCCACGGGGAGACGAAGGAGAAGGCGCCGAGCAGCAGCCCGACGCCGGACCCcgccggcggcgcgggggaggcgGTGAGGTGGAACCTCGCGGCGGCGCGCGCGGACAGGGACGCCTCGCTGCTGGCGGACATGCTGTACTGGGGCAACAAGAGGAGCCTGCGCGCCCGGCGGCAGTTCCTCCCGGCGCTGCTGTGCGCCGCGGAGCCCCACGCGCTGGTCGTCGGCGCCGTCAGGGACTTCCTGGCCAGGACCGAGCCCAAGAGCGACAAGAACTGGGAGAACTGCGCCTCGCTCCTCTGCTGCGTCCCCAGCCTCAGGGCCGAGCCGTCGGCGGCCACGCTGGAGCGGGCCAGACGGCTGGCGGAGGACTGGAGGGAGATGATCGTCGGCGAGCCTGAAAGCCGCAGGGACCTCGGCCGGCTCGCCGTATGGGGCCTTCTGCAGTTTCTTGCCTCGTACAAAATTGCCTTGGAGCTGGACGCTGATGGGATCAACCATCTCCTCGCCGACGTCCCGCGCAACAAGAAGCAGAGCTGCATCGAGCTCCGCAATGGCCTTGGGCTGATCCCCACCATGGCTG ACCCGGTTGACCATCTGACTGAGAATGGGCAGCCAGTTGATGCTATCAACCAACTGATTGAGAATGGGAAGCTACTTGATGCTATCAAACTGGCGCATGATTTGAATCTGACCGACAAATATCCTCCACTTTCCCTCATGAATGATTATGTTGAGAAGGCTAAGAAGACTGCTCAGGAGATATTGAGCAGGGAAGGTTCACCGGACTCTCTG AACCAGGCCATGGCGAAGCAGGTGAACGCCCTGATAATGTCGTGGAGGGCGGTGGACGAGCACGTCGACGTCGCGCACCGCACCGGCATCAAGGCAGAGATCACCCAGCTGCTGCACGGGTACGCGCGCAAGCGGCAGAGCCTGTCGGCCGCcggttcttcttcctcctccccgccTGCCTGGAGCCCGCAGCAGCGGCAGCAGGAGCTGCCGCCGGAAGAGGAGGGGGCCGGGCAGAAGCAGCACAAGAAGCGGAAGCGGAAGCCGCACTGGCTGCAGCGGGAGGCGAGGCAGCACCGGTTCCACGAGCAGCCCAGGTTCTTGCCCCGGTGCGTCGGAGGTGCCCGGCCGGGGTACGACGCCGGCGGGGGCCGTGATCGTCGCGGCGAGGTGCTCCCGGGGGTCCGTGGAGGGCCTCCTCGATGCACCGGTAGTCCGTATTACTCTAGCTAG